The Tistrella mobilis genome window below encodes:
- a CDS encoding MFS transporter: MTHARRVISFINIAHVVDHMFMLIFPTAVIGMTASFDMSYGELLTLSLGGFIAFGAGSLPAGWLGDVWSRRNMMAVFFFGIGTAAILTGFASGPTGIAAGLTLIGLFAAIYHPVGTAMLTAHADRLGHEIGVNGVFGNLGVAFAALITGGITQYLGWRAAFIIPGVLVMAVGVAFLLLVPDRPAPAPRAKASAGPIPRRVMVRAFAILAVVTIAGGLVFNATTIVMPQLFTERLVNLVSTPLGVGALTCLVFVLGATSQLIVGRLIDRYSLRAVFIPLAALQAPCLLLAATTGGWVLLPLAVVMMFAIFGQVTINDGMVAHYTADRWRARAYAIRYLVSFGASACAVPLVAFMHDHGTGFAGLFPVLAAFGGAVFAGALVFPGRPRRQPALAAAE; the protein is encoded by the coding sequence ATGACCCATGCCCGCCGTGTCATCAGTTTCATCAACATCGCCCATGTGGTCGACCACATGTTCATGCTGATCTTCCCGACCGCGGTGATCGGCATGACCGCCAGTTTCGACATGTCCTATGGTGAGCTGCTCACCCTGTCGCTCGGCGGCTTCATCGCCTTCGGCGCCGGTTCGCTGCCCGCCGGCTGGCTGGGCGATGTCTGGAGCCGACGGAACATGATGGCGGTGTTCTTCTTCGGCATCGGGACCGCAGCAATCCTGACCGGCTTCGCCTCGGGCCCCACGGGCATCGCCGCCGGGCTGACCCTGATCGGCCTGTTCGCCGCCATCTACCACCCGGTGGGGACAGCGATGCTCACCGCTCATGCCGACCGGCTAGGCCATGAAATCGGCGTCAACGGCGTGTTCGGCAATCTGGGGGTCGCTTTTGCGGCGCTGATCACCGGCGGCATCACCCAGTATCTGGGATGGCGTGCGGCATTCATCATTCCAGGCGTGCTGGTGATGGCGGTGGGTGTCGCCTTCCTGCTGCTGGTGCCAGACCGGCCGGCCCCGGCCCCCAGGGCCAAGGCCTCCGCCGGGCCGATTCCGCGCCGTGTGATGGTCCGCGCCTTCGCCATTCTGGCCGTGGTCACCATCGCTGGCGGGCTGGTGTTCAACGCCACCACCATCGTCATGCCGCAGCTCTTCACCGAACGGCTCGTCAATCTGGTCTCAACACCGCTGGGCGTGGGTGCCCTCACCTGTCTGGTTTTCGTGCTCGGCGCCACTTCGCAGCTGATCGTCGGCCGGCTGATCGACCGCTACAGCCTGCGGGCGGTCTTCATACCGCTTGCCGCCCTGCAGGCGCCGTGCCTGCTGCTGGCCGCCACCACCGGCGGCTGGGTGCTGCTGCCGCTGGCGGTGGTAATGATGTTCGCCATTTTCGGCCAGGTGACCATCAATGACGGCATGGTCGCCCATTACACCGCCGATCGCTGGCGCGCGCGGGCCTATGCCATACGCTATCTGGTCTCGTTCGGGGCCAGCGCCTGCGCGGTGCCGCTGGTCGCCTTCATGCATGACCACGGTACGGGCTTCGCCGGGCTGTTCCCGGTTCTTGCCGCCTTTGGCGGTGCAGTTTTTGCCGGCGCCCTGGTCTTCCCGGGGCGCCCGCGGCGGCAACCGGCACTGGCGGCCGCGGAGTGA